A DNA window from Polyodon spathula isolate WHYD16114869_AA chromosome 18, ASM1765450v1, whole genome shotgun sequence contains the following coding sequences:
- the polr3e gene encoding DNA-directed RNA polymerase III subunit RPC5 isoform X1: MASEDDDPVIQEIDVYLAKSLADKLYLFQYPIRPAAMTYDDVTHLSAKIKPKQQKVEVEMAIDSMSPNYCRSKGEQIALNVDGTTTEESNTYSTKLMDKQTFSSTQATTNTSRYAAAVFRKGELHLTPLHGILQLRPSFSYLDKADSKHREREAANEDGDSSQDEVEEDVKQITVRFSRPESEQARQRRIQSYEFLQKKHAEEPWVHLHYYGLKDSRSEHERQYLFCQFTGMAENTELVKSPSEYLAMLMPPPVEGEVAKPECPSNVLSMAQLRNLPLGDQVRTLMKNVKVMPFANLMGFLSPGTDSTAVLRCIQQVAMLVQGNWVIKSDVLYPKDSCSPHSGVPAEVLCRGRDYVMWKFTQERWVERKAVAAVVKLPPEDVKDFMEQMAVTRVNRGWEFLLPHDGEFIKRHPDVAQRQHMLWMGIQAKLENVFKLSKEDMMPKKQNPQPGLVVSGEQLVTTAREKVRENYSVLERQLQQRHRAQSQDLGAVRVKQEPLSDGEEPLSTGHKGAVNSLHSNDSSWDSVNGHCPLRANAAPTQELRDFVSSIFRKHFVLTLSELKRLFNLHLASLPPGHSLFSGISDRLLQEAVLDSKCKQILVPFPPQGSAAADEQKVFALWEMGDSFDQHRQILLEIFIKNYCVRQNLIQGKLNQEFGDNVTKTDLDRLLKECCVSHGGMWYLKGTVQS; encoded by the exons ATGGCCAGTGAGGATGACGACCCAGTCATACAAGAG attGATGTATACCTGGCCAAAAGCCTTGCagacaaactgtatttatttcag TACCCGATACGCCCAGCTGCTATGACCTATGATGATGTCACTCATTTATCAGCAAAAATCAAACCCAAACAGCAAAAG GTTGAAGTGGAGATGGCCATAGACTCCATGAGCCCGAACTACTGCCGCAGTAAAGGAGAGCAAATAGCCCTCAACGTCGATGGAACCACCACAGAGGAGAGCAATACATATTCCAC GAAGCTTATGGACAAGCAGACCTTCTCCTCCACCCAGGCAACCACAAACACATCTCGCTATGCTGCTGCTGTCTTCAGGAAAG GTGAACTCCACTTAACACCACTACATGGCATTCTCCAGCTAAGACCTAGTTTCTCCTACCTGGACAAGGCAGATTCTAAACATCGGGAGCGAGAGGCTGCCAATGAAG ATGGGGACTCCTCTCAAGACGAGGTGGAGGAGGATGTGAAGCAGATCACT GTTCGTTTCTCTCGTCCAGAGTCGGAGCAGGCGCGGCAGCGGCGAATCCAGTCCTACGAGTTCCTACAGAAAAAGCATGCGGAGGAGCCCTGGGTTCATCTACACTACTACGGACTCAAG GACAGCCGCTCGGAACATGAGCGCCAGTATCTGTTCTGCCAGTTCACAGGCATGGCTGAGAACACTGAGCTTGTCAAGTCACCCAG TGAGTACCTGGCCATGCTAATGCCTCCGCCTGTTGAAGGTGAAGT TGCAAAGCCAGAGTGTCCCAGCAACGTTCTGTCCATGGCTCAGCTCAGGAACTTGCCGCTCGGGGACCAAGTGAGGACACTTATGAAGAACG TGAAAGTGATGCCATTTGCTAACCTTATGGGTTTCCTGAGTCCTGGGACAGACTCCACTGCAGTGCTGCGCTGCATACAGCAGGTGGCGATGCTGGTCCAGGGAAATTGGGTCATTAAGAG CGATGTCCTGTACCCAAAAGACAGCTGCAGTCCCCACAGCGGCGTGCCAGCCGAAGTTCTGTGCCGGGGGAGGGACTATGtg ATGTGGAAGTTCACGCAGGAACGATGGGTGGAGAGGAAAGCTGTGGCTGCCGTTGTTAAG CTGCCCCCCGAGGACGTGAAGGACTTCATGGAGCAGATGGCTGTGACCCGTGTTAACCGCGGCTGGGAGTTCCTTCTGCCCCATGATGGCGAGTTTATCAAGAGGCACCCCGACGTGGCCCAGCGGCAGCACATGCTCTGGATGGGGATCCAGGCCAA GTTAGAGAACGTTTTCAAGCTCTCCAAAGAGGACATGATGCCAAAGAAACAGAATCCTCAACCAG GCTTGGTGGTGAGCGGAGAGCAGCTTGTGACCACGGCGAGGGAGAAGGTGCGTGAGAACTACAGCGTGCTGGAGAGGCAGCTGCAGCAGAGGCACAGGGCACAGAGCCAGGACCTGGGGGCAGTGCGGGTCAAACAGGAGCCCCTGAGTGATGGGGAGGAGCCCTTGTCCACAGGGCACAAAGGGGCTGTCAACAGCCTGCACTCGAACGACAGCTCGTGGGACTCTGTGAACGGGCACTGCCCCCTGCGCGCCAATGCCGCCCCCACCCAGGAGCTCAGGGACTTTGTGAGCAGCATCTTCAGGAAGCACTTTGTCCTGACGCTCAGCGAACTCAAGAGGCTCTTCAACCTGCACCTGGCCAGCTTGCCCCCCGGACACAGCCTCTTCAGCGGCATCTCAGACCGGCTGCTGCAAGAGGCCGTCCTCGACTCCAAGTGCAAACAGATCCTGGTGCCT TTCCCTCCCCAGGGCTCTGCAGCAGCAGATGAACAGAAGGTTTTTGCCTTGTGGGAAATGGGAGACTCGTTTGACCAG CATCGACAGATACTGCTGGAGATCTTCATCAAGAACTACTGCGTCCGCCAGAACCTCATCCAGGGGAAACTCAACCAGGAGTTCGGGGACAACGTCACAAAAACGGATTTAGACAGGTTGCTCAAG
- the polr3e gene encoding DNA-directed RNA polymerase III subunit RPC5 isoform X2 yields MASEDDDPVIQEIDVYLAKSLADKLYLFQYPIRPAAMTYDDVTHLSAKIKPKQQKVEVEMAIDSMSPNYCRSKGEQIALNVDGTTTEESNTYSTKLMDKQTFSSTQATTNTSRYAAAVFRKGELHLTPLHGILQLRPSFSYLDKADSKHREREAANEDGDSSQDEVEEDVKQITVRFSRPESEQARQRRIQSYEFLQKKHAEEPWVHLHYYGLKDSRSEHERQYLFCQFTGMAENTELVKSPSEYLAMLMPPPVEGEVAKPECPSNVLSMAQLRNLPLGDQVRTLMKNVKVMPFANLMGFLSPGTDSTAVLRCIQQVAMLVQGNWVIKSDVLYPKDSCSPHSGVPAEVLCRGRDYVMWKFTQERWVERKAVAAVVKLPPEDVKDFMEQMAVTRVNRGWEFLLPHDGEFIKRHPDVAQRQHMLWMGIQAKLENVFKLSKEDMMPKKQNPQPGLVVSGEQLVTTAREKVRENYSVLERQLQQRHRAQSQDLGAVRVKQEPLSDGEEPLSTGHKGAVNSLHSNDSSWDSVNGHCPLRANAAPTQELRDFVSSIFRKHFVLIHRTMNHEFKSVPHSLHQDKGGGT; encoded by the exons ATGGCCAGTGAGGATGACGACCCAGTCATACAAGAG attGATGTATACCTGGCCAAAAGCCTTGCagacaaactgtatttatttcag TACCCGATACGCCCAGCTGCTATGACCTATGATGATGTCACTCATTTATCAGCAAAAATCAAACCCAAACAGCAAAAG GTTGAAGTGGAGATGGCCATAGACTCCATGAGCCCGAACTACTGCCGCAGTAAAGGAGAGCAAATAGCCCTCAACGTCGATGGAACCACCACAGAGGAGAGCAATACATATTCCAC GAAGCTTATGGACAAGCAGACCTTCTCCTCCACCCAGGCAACCACAAACACATCTCGCTATGCTGCTGCTGTCTTCAGGAAAG GTGAACTCCACTTAACACCACTACATGGCATTCTCCAGCTAAGACCTAGTTTCTCCTACCTGGACAAGGCAGATTCTAAACATCGGGAGCGAGAGGCTGCCAATGAAG ATGGGGACTCCTCTCAAGACGAGGTGGAGGAGGATGTGAAGCAGATCACT GTTCGTTTCTCTCGTCCAGAGTCGGAGCAGGCGCGGCAGCGGCGAATCCAGTCCTACGAGTTCCTACAGAAAAAGCATGCGGAGGAGCCCTGGGTTCATCTACACTACTACGGACTCAAG GACAGCCGCTCGGAACATGAGCGCCAGTATCTGTTCTGCCAGTTCACAGGCATGGCTGAGAACACTGAGCTTGTCAAGTCACCCAG TGAGTACCTGGCCATGCTAATGCCTCCGCCTGTTGAAGGTGAAGT TGCAAAGCCAGAGTGTCCCAGCAACGTTCTGTCCATGGCTCAGCTCAGGAACTTGCCGCTCGGGGACCAAGTGAGGACACTTATGAAGAACG TGAAAGTGATGCCATTTGCTAACCTTATGGGTTTCCTGAGTCCTGGGACAGACTCCACTGCAGTGCTGCGCTGCATACAGCAGGTGGCGATGCTGGTCCAGGGAAATTGGGTCATTAAGAG CGATGTCCTGTACCCAAAAGACAGCTGCAGTCCCCACAGCGGCGTGCCAGCCGAAGTTCTGTGCCGGGGGAGGGACTATGtg ATGTGGAAGTTCACGCAGGAACGATGGGTGGAGAGGAAAGCTGTGGCTGCCGTTGTTAAG CTGCCCCCCGAGGACGTGAAGGACTTCATGGAGCAGATGGCTGTGACCCGTGTTAACCGCGGCTGGGAGTTCCTTCTGCCCCATGATGGCGAGTTTATCAAGAGGCACCCCGACGTGGCCCAGCGGCAGCACATGCTCTGGATGGGGATCCAGGCCAA GTTAGAGAACGTTTTCAAGCTCTCCAAAGAGGACATGATGCCAAAGAAACAGAATCCTCAACCAG GCTTGGTGGTGAGCGGAGAGCAGCTTGTGACCACGGCGAGGGAGAAGGTGCGTGAGAACTACAGCGTGCTGGAGAGGCAGCTGCAGCAGAGGCACAGGGCACAGAGCCAGGACCTGGGGGCAGTGCGGGTCAAACAGGAGCCCCTGAGTGATGGGGAGGAGCCCTTGTCCACAGGGCACAAAGGGGCTGTCAACAGCCTGCACTCGAACGACAGCTCGTGGGACTCTGTGAACGGGCACTGCCCCCTGCGCGCCAATGCCGCCCCCACCCAG